The following proteins are encoded in a genomic region of Parabacteroides pacaensis:
- a CDS encoding pyridoxamine 5'-phosphate oxidase family protein produces MKTLVITEQKEIEAIIAKCDVCFIGLADTDGTPYVLPMNFGYKEGIVYLHSAQEGHSIDILSRNPKICIAFSSDHALVFQHPQVACSYRMRSKSVIGWGNVTYEENFDKKREALDIIMKQYVNKEFTYSDPAIRNVKIWKVKLDKITCKVFGAPHEK; encoded by the coding sequence ATGAAAACGTTAGTAATTACAGAACAAAAAGAGATCGAAGCCATAATCGCAAAATGCGATGTATGTTTTATAGGATTGGCAGACACGGACGGCACACCTTATGTGTTGCCTATGAACTTTGGTTATAAGGAAGGAATTGTTTATTTGCACTCCGCCCAGGAAGGCCATAGTATCGATATCCTAAGCCGGAATCCTAAAATTTGTATTGCGTTCAGTTCCGACCATGCACTGGTTTTTCAACATCCGCAAGTAGCTTGCAGTTACCGGATGCGCTCCAAAAGTGTAATAGGTTGGGGAAATGTCACCTATGAAGAAAACTTTGACAAAAAGAGAGAAGCTTTGGATATCATTATGAAACAATATGTCAACAAAGAATTCACTTATTCCGATCCGGCAATACGGAATGTAAAGATATGGAAAGTAAAGCTAGACAAGATAACTTGTAAAGTTTTCGGTGCGCCTCATGAGAAATAA
- a CDS encoding serine O-acetyltransferase, with product MGLQAHSNILSETVDKLSEIHSYRQLFHQYRNQEVLPSGEILKRIVDLSRAILFPGYYGNAKISQQTIRFYTGVNVETLHSLLSEQIYAGLCFAHKGCTDCPGEKLKTKAKELSEAFIATFPDMRTLLATDVEATFNGDPAAQNQGEVIFCYPGIRAITNYRIAHQLYLLQVPYIPRMISEMAHSETGIDIHPGAEIGHYFSIDHGTGTVIGETSVIGNHVRIFQGVSLAGEKLPPDENGHAIRNIPRHPIVEDYVTIYSNATLIGRIRIGRGATICGNVWITKDVPAGTMITQKIENK from the coding sequence ATGGGTTTGCAGGCGCATAGCAATATACTTTCTGAAACGGTAGATAAATTATCGGAAATTCATTCTTACCGGCAATTATTTCATCAATACCGGAACCAAGAGGTATTGCCTTCCGGAGAAATCTTGAAAAGAATTGTAGACTTAAGCCGAGCTATCTTATTTCCCGGTTATTATGGAAATGCCAAGATCAGCCAACAAACCATCCGTTTTTATACCGGAGTGAACGTAGAAACCCTCCATTCCCTTCTTAGCGAACAAATCTATGCCGGTTTATGTTTTGCCCATAAGGGATGCACAGATTGCCCCGGTGAGAAGCTGAAAACAAAAGCCAAAGAACTGTCGGAAGCTTTTATCGCTACATTTCCGGATATGCGAACCTTGTTAGCAACAGATGTTGAAGCGACTTTCAATGGAGACCCCGCTGCACAAAACCAAGGGGAAGTGATCTTCTGTTATCCGGGCATTCGAGCCATTACCAATTACAGGATTGCACACCAACTTTACCTGCTCCAAGTACCTTATATTCCCCGGATGATTAGTGAAATGGCCCATTCGGAGACAGGAATAGATATCCACCCCGGAGCCGAGATAGGACATTATTTTTCCATAGATCACGGAACAGGAACAGTGATTGGAGAGACCAGTGTAATAGGAAATCATGTACGCATTTTTCAAGGAGTGAGCCTGGCGGGAGAAAAATTACCTCCCGATGAAAACGGACATGCCATTCGGAACATACCCCGTCATCCTATTGTGGAAGATTATGTAACCATTTATTCTAATGCGACTTTAATCGGTCGTATCCGTATCGGCCGGGGAGCGACTATTTGCGGAAACGTATGGATTACAAAAGATGTTCCAGCTGGTACTATGATTACACAAAAAATAGAAAACAAGTAA
- a CDS encoding THUMP domain-containing class I SAM-dependent RNA methyltransferase: MNETFEMVAKTLYGLEDILANELITLGAQDVEIGRRMVAFTGDKELMYKANFCCRTALRILKPIYHFKAKDADEVYEQVKSVDWEKYMNLKTTFAIDSVIYSENFNHTKFVAYRTKDAIADYFNSRYGKRPSVRVNNPDLYINIHISHNDCTLSIDSSGESLHKRGYRVDQTEAPLNEVLAAGMILKTGWNGESNFIDPMCGSGTLLIEAAMIALNIPPGVYRKEFAFEKWPDFDRDLFDQIYNDDSQEREFKFKVYGSDISPKAIEIARQNVRSAGLNKYIDLKTLPFQQYQAPPKPGILITNPPYGERISVRDLLGLYEMIGERLKHAFTGYKAWIISYQEDCLDKIGLRPTEKYKLINGSLECEYRGYEIFEGKQADYKRNLYEQRNREDYRDKRGGVSKSYDNVRPERKDFKTDKIDTPQRRFEAAHPEGNSLFEENSLSNINKENDF; encoded by the coding sequence ATGAATGAAACATTTGAAATGGTGGCCAAGACACTGTATGGGTTGGAAGATATTCTGGCCAATGAGTTAATTACTCTCGGTGCTCAAGATGTAGAAATAGGCCGCCGTATGGTGGCTTTTACTGGCGATAAAGAATTAATGTACAAAGCAAATTTCTGTTGCCGTACAGCGTTACGCATTCTGAAACCTATCTATCATTTTAAAGCCAAAGATGCAGACGAGGTGTACGAACAAGTAAAATCGGTAGACTGGGAAAAATACATGAATCTCAAAACTACTTTTGCAATTGATTCAGTTATTTACTCTGAAAATTTTAACCATACCAAGTTTGTTGCTTATCGTACCAAAGACGCTATTGCCGATTATTTTAACAGCAGATACGGCAAACGTCCGTCAGTGCGTGTAAATAACCCGGATTTATATATCAATATACATATTTCCCACAACGATTGTACCCTATCTATCGACAGTTCCGGCGAATCCCTCCATAAAAGAGGATATAGGGTAGACCAAACGGAAGCACCTTTAAATGAAGTACTTGCCGCAGGGATGATTCTGAAAACCGGTTGGAATGGAGAAAGTAATTTTATAGATCCGATGTGTGGTTCGGGCACTCTATTGATTGAAGCTGCCATGATTGCTTTAAATATCCCTCCCGGCGTATACAGAAAAGAATTTGCTTTTGAAAAATGGCCTGACTTCGACCGGGATTTGTTTGACCAAATTTATAACGACGACAGCCAGGAACGGGAATTTAAATTCAAAGTATATGGCTCCGATATTTCTCCTAAAGCCATAGAAATAGCCCGCCAGAATGTCCGTAGTGCAGGTTTAAATAAATATATCGATTTAAAGACACTTCCTTTTCAACAATACCAGGCTCCGCCTAAACCAGGTATTTTAATCACCAATCCGCCTTATGGAGAACGTATTTCCGTACGCGACCTGTTAGGCTTATATGAAATGATCGGGGAACGGTTGAAGCACGCTTTCACAGGGTACAAAGCATGGATTATCAGTTATCAGGAAGATTGCTTGGACAAAATAGGCCTTCGCCCTACGGAAAAATATAAATTGATCAACGGTTCATTGGAATGTGAATATCGCGGTTATGAAATATTTGAAGGGAAACAGGCAGATTATAAGCGGAATTTATATGAGCAACGCAACCGGGAAGATTATCGCGACAAACGGGGAGGCGTAAGCAAATCATACGATAATGTGCGTCCGGAGCGTAAAGATTTCAAGACGGACAAAATAGATACACCCCAACGCCGCTTCGAGGCAGCTCATCCGGAAGGAAACAGTTTATTTGAAGAAAACAGTTTGTCTAATATAAATAAGGAAAATGATTTCTAA